A single region of the Lycium barbarum isolate Lr01 chromosome 2, ASM1917538v2, whole genome shotgun sequence genome encodes:
- the LOC132628173 gene encoding L-ascorbate oxidase homolog, whose protein sequence is MVPLKLAVVVFLALVVNTVVAEDPYKFFNWNVTYGTIWPLGVPQQGILINGQFPGPDIHSVTNDNLIINVFNSLDEPFLLSWNGIQNRRNSFEDGVYGTTCPIPPGKNYTFTLQVKDQIGSFYYFPSLAFHKAAGGFGGIRILSRPRIPVPFPEPADDYTILIGDWYKKNHTALKKILDGGKKLPFPDGILINGRGPNGVTFTVEQGKTYRLRISNIGLQNSLNFRVEGHKMTLVEVEGTHTLQTSYSSLDVHVGQSYSVLITANQEAKDHYIVVSSRFTTPVLTTTGVLHYSGSNKPVSGPPPGGPTIQIDWSLNQARSIRTNLSASGPRPNPQGSYHYGMINTTRTIRLASSHGQVNGKQRYAVNSVSFVPLDTPLKLLDYFKVGGFKVGSINDAPTGGGIYQDTSVLGADYRKFIEIIFENNEDIVQSWHLDGYSFWVVGMDGGQWTQASRDGYNLRDAVARCTAQVYPKSWTAIYIALDNVGMWNLRTEFWARQYLGQQLYMRVYTDSTSLRDEYPIPRNARLCGKVAGRHTRPL, encoded by the exons ATGGTGCCGCTAAAACTTGCGGTTGTGGTGTTTTTAGCACTAGTTGTGAATACAGTAGTAGCAGAAGATCCTTACAAATTCTTCAATTGGAATGTTACTTATGGCACTATTTGGCCTCTTGGAGTTCCTCAACAG gGAATTTTGATCAATGGCCAATTTCCTGGTCCTGATATTCACTCTGTCACCAATGACAATCTCATTATCAACGTTTTCAATAGCTTGGATGAGCCTTTTCTTCTGTCCTG GAACGGGATACAGAACAGGAGAAACTCATTCGAAGACGGAGTATATGGAACAACATGCCCGATACCCCCCGGGAAAAATTACACATTTACTCTACAAGTGAAGGATCAAATTGGGAGTTTCTACTACTTCCCATCTCTTGCATTCCACAAAGCTGCCGGTGGTTTTGGAGGAATTAGGATTCTCAGCAGGCCTAGAATTCCCGTTCCTTTCCCGGAACCTGCAGACGATTACACCATCCTCATCGGAGATTGGTACAAGAAGAATCACACG GCCTTGAAAAAAATTCTTGATGGAGGCAAGAAGTTACCTTTTCCTGATGGCATTCTGATCAATGGTCGTGGCCCTAACGGTGTTACTTTCACCGTCGAGCAAG GGAAAACTTATAGATTGAGAATATCCAATATTGGATTACAAAATTCACTTAACTTCCGTGTTGAAGGACACAAAATGACATTAGTTGAAGTAGAGGGAACACACACATTGCAAACAAGTTATTCCTCACTTGATGTTCATGTTGGCCAATCCTATTCAGTCCTCATTACAGCTAATCAAGAAGCAAAAGACCACTACATCGTTGTTTCATCCCGTTTCACAACTCCGGTCCTCACCACCACCGGTGTACTACACTATAGCGGCTCTAACAAACCCGTTTCTGGCCCTCCTCCTGGTGGACCTACCATTCAAATCGACTGGTCCCTTAACCAAGCCCGCTCCATTAG GACAAACTTGTCAGCAAGTGGACCAAGGCCAAACCCACAAGGATCATATCATTATGGTATGATCAACACAACTAGAACCATCAGACTTGCTAGCTCTCATGGTCAAGTAAATGGCAAGCAAAGATATGCAGTCAACAGTGTGTCGTTTGTGCCACTTGATACTCCTCTTAAGCTCCTCGACTACTTCAAGGTTGGTGGATTCAAAGTTGGAAGCATTAACGATGCcccaaccggtggaggaatttaCCAAGACACGTCAGTCCTAGGCGCCGATTATAGGAAATTCATTGAGATAATATTCGAGAACAATGAGGACATCGTCCAGAGCTGGCATCTTGATGGCTACTCTTTCTGGGTTGTAGG GATGGATGGAGGTCAGTGGACTCAAGCTAGTAGGGACGGATACAATCTTCGTGATGCAGTTGCACGTTGCACAGCTCAG GTGTATCCCAAGTCATGGACCGCGATATACATTGCATTGGACAATGTGGGAATGTGGAACCTTAGGACTGaattttgggcacgacagtacCTCGGACAACAACTATACATGAGAGTTTACACGGATTCAACCTCATTGAGAGACGAATATCCGATTCCAAGGAACGCTCGTCTTTGTGGCAAGGTGGCTGGCCGGCACACACGGCCACTTTAA